From the genome of Spinacia oleracea cultivar Varoflay chromosome 2, BTI_SOV_V1, whole genome shotgun sequence, one region includes:
- the LOC110796835 gene encoding axial regulator YABBY 5, producing the protein MSSCVDQAAAAVPSSEQLCYIPCNFCNIVLAVSVPCNNLFDIVTVRCGHCTNLWSVNMAAAFQSLTSSWQQHHQQNFHQAPNNGNMGEYRIDNLGSSSSKCNYNHKAATTMRISPPLNNHLAEERIINRPPEKRQRVPSAYNQFIKEEIQRIKANNPDISHREAFSTAAKNWAHFPHIHFGLMLETNNNQAKLDEGSQKHLMPRTTALLNN; encoded by the exons atGTCAAGCTGTGTAGATcaagctgctgctgctgttccaTCATCTGAACAACTTTGCTATATCCCTTGCAACTTCTGCAATATCGTTCTTGCG GTGAGTGTGCCATGCAACAACTTGTTCGATATAGTTACGGTCCGATGCGGGCACTGCACCAACCTATGGTCCGTTAACATGGCTGCGGCCTTCCAATCTCTCACATCCTCCTGGCAGCAACACCACCAACAAAACTTCCACCAG GCACCAAACAATGGTAATATGGGAGAATATAGGATTGACAATTTGGGGTCATCGTCATCCAAGTGCAACTACAACCACAAGGCAGCAACAACTATGCGAATTTCACCTCCAttaaacaaccatttagccgaGGAAAGGATCATTAATCGCC CACCCGAGAAGAGGCAACGCGTACCATCTGCTTATAACCAGTTCATCAA GGAGGAAATTCAGCGGATCAAGGCTAATAATCCTGATATTAGTCACAGGGAAGCATTCAGTACTGCTGCCAAAAAT TGGGCACATTTCCCTCACATTCATTTTGGGCTCATGCTGGAGACCAATAATAATCAAGCCAAGCTAGATGAG GGCTCGCAAAAGCATCTAATGCCAAGGACAACTGCTTTACTAAACAATTGA